DNA from Chiloscyllium punctatum isolate Juve2018m chromosome 28, sChiPun1.3, whole genome shotgun sequence:
GTTAGTGCCAAAGCCCTGCCCACCCTGGTAATCGCTGTCAGCACTGGTTATGGCAGAGGTCTTGGTCAGGTGAACGGTTCCGTGTCCAAACAAGATAATTGGGTCACATCTTGTGTGAGATCTCAGAATGTAATCTGTTCTAAACGGATTGCTGTGGGTTTTCACTGGCCTGCTCCAGTCTGGACAGTGTTGTTGGGAGCTGTAAACTGTATACTTCGGGCAGCTGGCAGTGTTACTGTGATGAGAAATTCAGGATCCTGAAGGAAGACGATAGACCTTGGAAACGGGTGTGGGAACAGTGATGTCTTCCAGGGAGCTGTCAGGAGGTGCGTATTGGTCATTGTACATCGTCCTCTCTGTATGTCCAGGCTGAGGAAGGAAAGTGTTCTACATACTGTGTCTTCTTACAGTGGGAGATCTCTCCCAAATTTCAAAAGGTGCTGTCTGCAGTGTCCTTACGGTGGTTGGGCTCTGTACGGGATAATAAAGAAGGATTGGACTGCTTTCATTAAGAGAAGAATTATATCAATCATGCAAATTAATTGTGAGCGGTGTCAAAGATCGGCATTCATTTTCTCAAGCCCAGTGGTTACAGAGTAAAACTCTCACTGAactctgccccccacccccccgcccccaaccatcaaacactctcaggatagggacagcacagggttagatacagaataaagctccctctacactgtccccccaccgtcaaaccctcccagggacagggacagcacggggttagatacagagtgaaggtcccaacaccccccaccgtcaaaccctcccagggacagggacagcacagtgttagatacagagttaaATTCTCTCAAcgctgtttcccccccccccccatcaaaccctccctggacagggacagcacggggttagatacagagtgaaggtcccaacatacgttcgagacaccacccacgccctccacctcctccaagacttccgtttccctcgcccccaatgcctcatcttcaccatggatatccaatccctctacacctccatccgccatgaccagagcctcaaagccctccatttcttcttctcccaacatccccaacagtacccttccaatgacactctcattcatttggccgaactggtcctcacccttaacaatttctcctttgaatcctcccacttcctccagaccaaaggcgtagccatgggcacacgtatgggccccagctatgcctgtctctttgttggctatgtagagcagttgatcttccgtaattacaccggcaccactccccacctcttcctccgctacattgatgactgcattggcgtcacctcgtgctcccgagaggaggttgagcaattcatcaacttcaccaacgcattccaccctgaccttaaatttacctggaccatctctgacacctccctccccttcctggacctctccatctccattagtgacgaccgacttgataccgacattctttgcaaacccaccgactcccacaagcTGCCTGAATTACAccccttcccaccctacctcctgcaaaaatgccatcctatattcccaattcctccacctccgccatatctgctcccaggaggaccagttccaccacagaacacaccagatggcctccttttttagagatcgcaatttcccttctcacgtggttaaagatgccctccaacgcatctcgtccacatcccgcacctctgccctcagaccccacccctcccgtaacaaggacagaacgcccctggtgctcaccttccaccctaccaaccttcacataaaccaaatcatccaccgacatttccaccacctccaaaaagaccccactaccagggatatattttcctccccacccctttccaccttccacaaagactgttccctccctGACTACccagtcaggtccacaccccaccctccctgcctggcaccttcccctgccaccgcaggaattgcaaaacctgtgcccacacctcctccctcacctctatccaaggccctaaaggagccttccacatccatcaaagtttcacctgcacatccaccaatgtcatttattgtatctgttgctcccgatgtggtctcctctacattggggagactgggcgcctcctagcagagcgctttagggaacatctccgagacacccgcaccaatcaaccaaaccgccccgtggcccaacatttcaactccccctcccactctgccgaggacatggaggtcctgggcctccttcaccgccgctccctcaccaccagacgcctggaggaagaacgcctcatcttccacctcggaacacttcaaccccagggcatcaatgtggacttcaacagcttcctcatttccccttcccccacctcacacaAGTTCcacacttccagctcagcactgtcccaatgacttgtcctacctgcctatctccttttccatctacccactccaccctcctccctgacctatcaccttcatcccctctcccactcacctattgtactctatgctactttctccccacccccaccccctcctctagcttatctctccacccttcaggaactctgcctttattcctgatgaagggcttttgcccaaaacgtcgatttcgctgctcgttggatgctgcctgaactgctgtgcttttccagcactaatccaggatctggtttccagcatctgcagtcattgtttttacagagTGAAGATCCCAACCCCCCCACCATCAAACCCTCCcaccatcaaaccctcccaggacggggacagcacggggttagatacagagtgaagatccccactccccccccccatcgtcaaaccctcccaggacggggacagcacggggttaggtacagagtgaagatccccactcccccaccgtcaaaccctcccaggacggggacagcacagggttagatacagagtgaagatccccactccccccccatcaaaccctcccaggacagggacagcacggggttagatacagagtgaagatccccaccccccccccccccccactgtcaaaccctcccaggacggggacagcacagggttagatacagagtgaagatCCCCACCCCCCTAccgtcaaacactcccagggacagggacagcacggggttagatacagagtaaagctccctctacactgtcccccatcaaaccctcccaggacagggacagcacggggttagatacagagtgaagatccccaatcccctactgtcaaaccctcccaggacagggacagcacagggttagatacagagtgaagatccccactcccccccatcgtcaaaccctcccaggacggggacagcacagggttagatacagagtgaagatCCCAACCCCCCTACtgtcaaaccctcccaggacagggacagcacggggttagatacagagtgaagatCCCAACCCCCCTACtgtcaaaccctcccaggacagggacagcacagggttagatacagagtgaagatccccactccaccccccccaccgtcaaaccctcccagggacagggacagcacggggttagatacagagtaaagccccctctacactgtccccccatcaaaccctcccaggacggggacagcacggggttagatacagagtgaagatccccaatcccccacaccgtcaaaccctcccaggacagggacagcacggggttagatacagagtgaagatCCCAACCCCCCTACtgtcaaaccctcccaggacagggacagcacagggttagatacagagtgaagatccccacccccccccaccgtcaaaccctcccaggacggggacagcacagggttagatacagagtgaagatCCCCACCCCCCTACcgtcaaaccctcccaggacagggacagcacagggttagatacagagtgaagatccccactcccccccccaccgtcaaaccctcccagggacagggacagcacagggttagatacagagtaaagccccctctacactgtcccccccatcaaaccctcccaggacagggacagcacggggttagatacagagtgaagatccccactcccccacaccgtcaaaccctcccaggacagggacagcacggggttagatacagagtgaagatCCCAACCCCCCCACtgtcaaaccctcccaggacggggacagcacagggttagatacagagtgaagatcccaacccccccccctactgtcaaaccctcccaggacggggacagcacagggttagatacagagtgaagatcccaaccccccctcccatcaaaccctcccaggacgaggacagcacggggttagatacagagtgaagatcccaaccccccccccctactgtcaaaccctcccaggacagggacagcacggggttagatacagagtgaagatcccaaccccccctcccatcaaaccctcccaggacagggacagcacggggttagatacagagtgaagatcccaacccccccccaccatcaaacCTTCCCAGGacggggacagcacggggttagatacagagtgaagatcccaaccccccccccccctactgtcaaaccctcccaggacggggacagcacagggttagatacagagtgaagatCCCAATCCCCCCCACcgtcaaaccctcccaggacagggacagcacggggttagatacagagtgaagatCCCAACATCCCCCACcgtcaaaccctcccaggacggggacagcacggggttagatacagagtgaagatcccaaccccccccaccgtcaaaccctcccaggacagggacagcacagggttagatacagagtgaagatccccactcccccaccgtcaaaccctcccaggacggggacagcacagggttagatacagagtgaagatcccaaccccccccaccgtcaaaccctcccaggacagggacagcacagggttagatacagagtgaagatCCCAACCCCCCCCATTGTCAATCCCTCCCTGGATACCTGAGGTGTTCCCTTGCCCAGAATCCagagagctgttttccctggagcatcggagccttaggggtgaccttgtagatgtTTATATAATCTTGAAGGGCAAGATTATTTTCACAAGGGAGGGGAGTCAAGAACCAGAAGGAATAAGTTTAacgtgaaaggggaaagattttcaAGAAACCTAAGGggtacctttttcacacagagggtggtatgtgtgtggaatgagctgccagaggaagtggtggaggctggtacaattacagcattgaaaaggcatctggatgggtatatgaatagaaagggcttAGAGAGATGCTAGCAGATAGGACTacattaggttggaatatctggtcagccaTAGaggagttggatcgaagggtctgtacCTCCCAATGTCTCTATGACTgaaggcagagagagatagtgaacaTGCTGATGTCTTCTGGCAACGACAACTGGGCACACTGGCACAAACCAATCAGTAACTTGCTGCTGGCCGAATCCCACTCTGCAACCCCTGTGCTGACCTGGTGGCCAGGTCTTACCTCTCCTCTCCCACTGCATGAACAAAGCAAGTGTTAACACAGCTCACAAGGAACTGGTTTGCAAATGTATAGCAATTCCTTCATCAGCTGGAAAGTCAGCATgtacacaggcccttcagcccataccTCCCAGTTCTCCCCagtaatccagtcccatttacccgggtttggtccatatccctccatacctatcccatccacgTCCCTGTCTAAATGGTCCTTAAATGGCAGTACTGTACTCACTTGCAGCACGacctctgaccccccccccccgttacAGAGActccccaccctctgtgtggaaaacatGCCCCTTTGTGgaacctctcaccttaaacctacacccccTCGTTTTAAACACCCCGAGAAGGGGGGGAAAAGCTGCCAGCTCTCCATACCTCTTGTgactttatagacctctataaaggtcacccctcagtcccctacactccagggaaaaacacaGTCCCCgcctgtccaacatctccttgtacctcacaccctccagtccagggAGCAGCCTCGTAAATCCTTCCTGCACCCTTTCCGGTTTAATAAGGTCCTTTCTATCgtcgggtgaccagaactgcatgttgCCCTTGGTTTTAAAACAGTACTTTTGCCATTTTAGTACagaagagggggaggagatggggtctTCACACTGACGATGGCTATCTGTTGGGTTTCAGGTCCTTGTGCATGTGCAACAGCTCTGAGTCTCCTTCAGGCAGCGCAGGATCTGCTCATCTGTCTGTGAGTGACCATCCGGCCCTGGTGGACAGGATGAACTCGCTGCTCAAGGAGGTGTTTGGTGATTCCCTGGAACAGTTACTGTGCTGTGTGTCAGCACAGGCAGACAGGAAAAGCCCAGGCATCAGTCATCGTGGCCGAAGGAGCCGGGAGGATTACCTGGGGCAGCTGCGAGCTCTGGAGGAGGAGAAGTATGTATCAAAAGCAGGGATTTGATGGCAGGCTGTTTGACTGGAAGTGGTTTCACAGCCTGGGTTCctgacttcccccccccccccccagcacatTTCACACATCCTGAAATATCATCCTGCAATTTATGACGCAGCTGTCCAGTATTTTGATTTTTAACAAGTTATTTGTGAGATGATTTTGCCCCTTTGCCTGTGGGgttgccccccccctccccctccccctcccccacaccaacGATGGGGAATGCTACAGGGTTACCCCTTTATCCTGTCCCACCACTGAACACACTGACGCCAGTCAAATACATTCGGCCTTCAGCCCCCTACTCCCCATACAGCACCAttcggccctctctctctgtggaaaTGTCAGAGTTTGGTTATGGCCaggggaggaggccattcagcccatccctgCACCCTATCCCCTGTAGACATCCTTCCTATGAGAGCTTCTCCATTTTCCTTTTAAAGTCACCCAATGtgtgactccctccctcactggcccctgcccCTCCCAGGGCAGTGACCACTTGCTTTACAAAACATCATGTTCTCTCCAAGAAACACTGCCTTCCCAACACCCCAGCATCTGTGGACTCACTGCTCTCCACCAGCTCAGATTTCCTTGCTGTCTGCTAAAGATTTCCTGCTCTCCCCAGGAAGAAACGAGATGCAGACTTCGCCCAGCGGCAAGCAGAGAGAGCAGCCATGAGAATCCATCTGAGGGAGAAATACCAGCTCCAACAGGTATGGCCGCGGTCTCCACATATCATCCACCTCACTAGGCaggacagtacccactccctcagcactgaccctccctcagcactgacccgccgacagtgcccactccctcagcactgacccaccgacagtgcggcactccctcagcactgaccctccgacagtgcggcgctccctcagcactgaccctccgacagtgcggcgctccctcagcactgaccctccgacagtgtccactccctcagcactgaccctccgacagtgcccactccctcagcactgaccctccgacagtgcggcactccctcagcactgaccctccgacagtgcggcgctccctcagcactgaccctccgacagtgcggcgctccctcagcactgaccctccgacagtgtccactccctcagcactgaccctccgacagtgcccactccctcagcactgaccctccgacagtgcggcactccctcagcactgaccctctgacagtgtggtgctccctcagcactgaccctccgacagtgcggcgctccctcagcactgaccctccgacagtgcggcgctccctcagcactgaccctccgacagtgcggcactcacttaccactgaccctccgacagtgcggcactccctcagcactgaccctccgacagtgcggcactcacttaccactgaccctccgacagtgcggcactccctcagcactgaccctctgacagtgtggtgctccctcagcactgaccctccgacagtgcggcgctccctcagcactgaccctccgacagtgcccactccctcagcactgaccctccgacagtgcccactccctcagcactgaccctccgacagtgcggcactccctcagcactgaccctccgacagtgtggtgctccctcagcactgaccctccgacagtgcggcgctccctcagcactgaccctccgacagtgcggcgctccctcagcactgaccctccgacagtgcccactccctcagcactgaccctccgacagtgtggtgctccctcagcactgaccctccgacagtgcggcgctccctcagcactgaccctccgacagtgcggcgctccctcagcactgaccctccgacagtgcggtgctccctcagtggaAACCGTCAGTGTATCAGCATGGTTTCAGGGTCAGGCTTCTGGCTGGGAATCTCAGTGAGGAGTGAGTGCAGAAATAGATACACTGGAGATTTGATTAGAGAGCTgacagttctctctctctctctctctctctctccggacAGAATGAACAGGACAGGGAGAAGCTGAGAGCTGTGAGTCAGCAGCTGGAGCTGCCGGTGGAACTAGCTGCTATCGTTAATGTGGGGAAGAGACCAGAGGGTGCTCCCTCGCTGTTACCAGGGCTACCACAGCCTAATCTGACAGAGCTGACCAGTACAGCCCAGGCTGCTATCAGTCATCTGCATCAGGCCACACAAAGACAGTGCACTTTAATGTGACCAACTCTGGGTTTAGAGCCAGCACCTCAATATCTCAATCCCTCTGACTTGGTCTTGCAGCCAGCCATCTGCTGTTGGCAGTGTCTGGGGTGCTACTCTGCAATTTTCTTGATGTTTAGttgtggagtcatagagatgtgcagcatcttCAGACCAACT
Protein-coding regions in this window:
- the LOC140453949 gene encoding complexin-3-like, which gives rise to MCNSSESPSGSAGSAHLSVSDHPALVDRMNSLLKEVFGDSLEQLLCCVSAQADRKSPGISHRGRRSREDYLGQLRALEEEKKKRDADFAQRQAERAAMRIHLREKYQLQQNEQDREKLRAVSQQLELPVELAAIVNVGKRPEGAPSLLPGLPQPNLTELTSTAQAAISHLHQATQRQCTLM